GACCTTGGCAGCGGTGAGCGGGAATCTGTCGGCCAACCTCCTGGGGCTGGGAAACGCCGCCACGCCCTTGGGTATTCGAGCGGCCCGACGCATGGCCCTGGGGTCCCAGGGCACGGCCGATAATGAGCTGTGCCGCTTGGTGGTGCTGAATACTGCCTCGGTACAGCTTTTGCCCACCACCGTGGCGGCGGTGCGGGCCGGATGTGGGTCCGCTGCGCCCTTTGACATATTGCCGGCGGTGTGGGTCAGCTCGGTGCTGTCGGTGACGGCGGGACTGCTGACGGCCCGGCTATTGGAAAGGGTGGTGCGGTGATGGATTTGGCGCGTATCAGCGTGTGGCTGATCCCTTTGCTGCTGGCGGGGACGGCGCTGTATGCTCTGTGGCGGCGGGTGGATGTATTTTCGGCGCTGTGTGCCGGGGCCGGAGAGGGGCTTTCCGTGACGCTGCGCATCCTGCCGGCGCTGACGGCACTGCTGACGGGGGTGTATATGCTGCGGGCCAGCGGAGCCATGGAGCTG
This is a stretch of genomic DNA from Vescimonas fastidiosa. It encodes these proteins:
- a CDS encoding spore maturation protein A, which translates into the protein MAFIWTAMVAASVLCGAACGRMAEVSAAALEGAGAAVELCLSLAGALCLWSGFMELLKQCELDKKLAALFRPALRRLLPRASRDPETLAAVSGNLSANLLGLGNAATPLGIRAARRMALGSQGTADNELCRLVVLNTASVQLLPTTVAAVRAGCGSAAPFDILPAVWVSSVLSVTAGLLTARLLERVVR